One stretch of Halichoerus grypus chromosome 8, mHalGry1.hap1.1, whole genome shotgun sequence DNA includes these proteins:
- the LOC118525954 gene encoding olfactory receptor 4N2 — protein sequence MENDNRTVVKQFILLGLTQSRDIQLLVFVLVLIFYLIILPGNFLIILTIRSDPGLTAPLYFFLGNLAFLDASYSFIVAPRMLVDFVSEKKIISYRGCITQLFFLHFLGGGEGLLLVVMAFDRYIAICRPLHYSTVMNPRVCYALLLALWLGGFIHSIIQVALILRLPFCGPNQLDNFFCDVPQVIKLACTDTFVVELLMVFNSGLMTLLCFLGLLASYAVILCRVHGSSSEGKSKAVSTCTTHIIVIFLMFGPGIFIYTRPFRAFPADKVVSLFHTVIFPLLNPVIYTLRNQEVKASMRKLFNQHIA from the coding sequence ATGGAAAATGACAACAGAACAGTGGTGAAACAATTCATCCTTCTTGGTCTGACCCAGTCTCGAGATATTCAGCTCCTGGTCTTTGTGctagttttaattttctatctCATCATCCTCCCTGGAAATTTCctcatcatcctcaccatcagATCAGACCCTGGCCTCACAGCCCCACTCTACTTTTTTTTGGGCAACTTGGCCTTCCTGGATGCATCCTATTCCTTCATTGTAGCTCCCAGGATGCTGGTGGACTTTGTTTCTGAGAAGAAGATAATTTCCTATAGGGGTTGCATCACTCAGCTCTTTTTCTTGCACTTccttggaggaggggaaggatTACTCCTTGTTGTGATGGCCTTTGACCGCTACATTGCCATCTGTCGGCCTTTACACTATTCAACTGTCATGAACCCTAGAGTTTGCTATGCCTTGCTGTTGGCTCTGTGGCTTGGAGGATTTATCCACTCCATTATCCAGGTGGCCCTCATCCTCCGTTTGCCCTTCTGTGGCCCAAACCAACTGGATAACTTCTTCTGTGATGTGCCACAGGTCATCAAGCTGGCCTGCACAGACACTTTTGTGGTGGAGCTTCTGATGGTGTTCAACAGTGGTCTGATGACACTTCTGTGCTTCCTGGGCCTTCTGGCCTCCTATGCAGTCATCCTCTGCCGTGTACATGGGTCTTCCTCTGAGGGGAAGAGCAAGGCTGTTTCCACATGCACCACCCATATCATTGTTATATTTCTCATGTTTGGGCCTGGCATCTTCATCTATACTCGCCCCTTCAGAGCCTTCCCAGCTGACAAGGTGGTTTCTCTTTTTCACACAGTGATCTTTCCTTTGTTGAATCCTGTGATTTATACCCTTCGCAACCAGGAAGTAAAAGCTTCTATGAGGAAGCTGTTTAATCAGCACATAGcctaa